From the Triticum urartu cultivar G1812 chromosome 4, Tu2.1, whole genome shotgun sequence genome, the window GGACCACAAACAGCAGCAGATAAATTAACAGGATTACTCCATGATGCTTCACCAACAGAGGAGGGATGTGGACGGCTGACCTCCTGTAATTCCTCAATTTCACCACCGTAGTCGTCCTGGTGCCAGCTGTTGCCGCCAGCCAGGCAGGCCAGCACGGTGGACGCGAAGGCGCCCTTGTAGTTGTGGCCGCTCGCTCCAGTAGACGAGGCGGCGGACGCGTTGGTCGGCTTCGACGCGCTGGCATACGCGACGCCGACGAGCTCCGCCGCAGACGCCTCTCCAGTGACCGTGCCGTGCATCGCCACCACCCGCTGCCACTCGTCTGGTCCCTTTTTCTCCTCCTGCTCTCCCCTATCTTGCCGGCGCCAGTGACCTTTTCCTCCATGGTGGCCGGGATTGGTGGTGGTAGTGGAGAATCGACGGGCAGCAAGCGCCGATTTTCCGGAAGGGGATGGGAGAAAGCTTGGAAATTTAGGGATGTGGGTAAGGGGAGCGGGGGAGCTGTGCGGGGGAGCGGTGGAGCTACACGGGGTAGAGGTGGATCCGCGCGGGGTTGCGGTGGAGCTGCGCGGCGGCGCGGTGTGCTTGAGCTACGCGAGGTCGCCGGCGTTGCGGGGGAGCTAGTGGAACTGAGCGAGCTGGCGGAGGAGACGATTGGACCGTGGGTTCGGTCAGATAAACTTGAAGGACTTTTTCAAAAAAATACCGCTGCGACATGttttttgggacagagggagtaattATTTTCCTTGTATTCTTCTACGGGAATAGTGCGTGCTTGTTCTGGTTAACATTATTCGGACTTGTGAATTTTGGTTGCATTTGGTCAATCCGATTGAAAGCTCTATCTTTGTCTTGATACCTAGCAAAACCATTTCAGTCCGCCAGCCAACCAACGGCGACttgccggccgccgccgccgccatgctcCAGCTCCAGATGCACCCTCTCCTGCTGCCCTGCGCCGGCCCCCACCCTACCACGGCCACGCTCTCCTACTCTCTCCACCGCCGCCTCGCTCTCTCCGCCTCCACCACCCCATTCTCAACGGAGGAGTACCTCATCGTCACCTGCGGTCTCACCCGAGCCCAGGCGCTCAAGGCGTCCAAGAAGCTCTGCCACCTCAAGTCCGCCTCCAACCCAGACGCCGTGCTCGCCCTCCTCTCCGGCGTTGGCCTCTCCCGCCCCGACATCGCCGCCGTCGTCGCAGCCGACCCGCTGCTCCTCCGCTCCAGGGTGGACAACGTCGCCCCCCGCCTCTCTGCCCTCCGCGACCGCCTCGGCCTCTCGGCGCCCGAGATCGCCAGCTTCCTCCTGGTGGGCGCCACGGCCCTCCGGTCATGCGACATCACTCCCAAGCTCGAGTTCTGGATCCCCTTCTTTGGCTCCTTCGGCAAGCTCCTCCAGACCATGAAGAGGAACAGGTCCATCCTGACCACCGATCTGGAGAAGGTCGCCAAGCCCAACATAGCGCTGCTGGAGCAGTGCGGGCTAAGTGTTTGTGATATTGTCAAGCTGTCGACGCCCTGCTCTAGGCTGCTGGTGTTCAACCCAGAGCGGGTGAAGGCGTTTGTGCTGCGCGCCGAGAAGCTTGGCGTGCCCCGCTCCTCGTACATATTCAAGTACGCGGTGGGTGTCGCATGTTCTATCACGGAAGACAAGGTCGCCGCAAGGATGGAGTTCTTGAGGAGCACTCTTGGTTGCTCCATGGACAAGGTGCGTGTTGCGGTTCGCAACAAGCCACACATTCTAGGAATATCCGAGGAGAAACTCCGTCTCAAGATAGAGTTCATGGTCAATGAGGTTGGATTGGATCCAGAGTACATTGTTGAGAGGCCCATGCTGTTTACCTACAGCCTGGAGAAGCGGATGAAACCCCGGTATTATGTCGCAAAGATCCTGCAGGCTAAGGGACTGATGAAGAAAAGTGTCGGCTTCCGGCGATTAGTTGGCTATGGTGAGGATAATTTCATTGCGACATACATGGACAGTCATCAGGACACTGTTCCTGGGCTTGCAGATGCTTATGCAGCAGCTCGGGCTGGGGAAATGCTTCTGATGTCCAGCTTTGAAAGCAGACATTGAAGGTTCATCATATATCTTAGGCTCATAGCTAGCATGGAACATTGTGCCCTGTTCGAAGCATGATTGTAGAAATCATGATTTTAGCCGCAGAACTATGGCAATCTGATTGCTCGTGATGCTATCCATGTTTCAGTTGTGAATTTCTGTGAAGCAACTTCATTGTCTCAGTTTTGCTGCCCTACAACTAATGTATCGTAGCTTCCTGTAATTCAGAAAGTGATGTTTTCACAGCTACATATTCGCTCCCTTGTGCCTTACATTCTGTTGCAGCTTTCAGGTTTCAGCTGACTTTTGTGTTTGCTTATAGGGGTAATTAAGTTCACATTTTTGTTGCAGTCAAATCATTTTTTGCTAAATATGCACGTTTGTTATTGTAGTTCaaatggaacggagggagtactaaattTTCATTTTGATGAAATGGACAAATTCACCTGAGAAATGGAACTTTGCATCAAAACCTCATGTTAATCTTTTGTGTATAGTTAATCGTTAAACAGCAATGCAAAAACTATGCTTGTTAAAAGATTGATGTAGTGATAGAATTTTCAAAGGTTTGGATCTCATATGTGCCGATGTTCATGTTGACAATGACCTGGGACATGGTCGCCAGGCTTCTATGGCAACGATGATGGTGGGAGCGATGTCGGCGACATGGCAATGGTTGCGGTAGTCGGCTCTTCTCCGGCGTGTTCGCGGTATTGCCTCGGTTTGTTTGTTGCTGTGGAGTCGAAGCTACGGTGGTGGGGCCCTGTGGCATACGATGACTGGCTGCAAGTGGCCCGTTCGGCGATCTTCCGTGGCGCCAGCTTTCGCCTGGTTTTGTTCTTCCGAGTTCTTCATCAGAGTCGGAGCTGCGTTTGTCTAGCTGCAGGTCGACATGTTGTCGATGAGGTTGGGCTTTGCCCTGTGTGTGTCAGTGTTTGGGAGTGGGTTTGGTCCTTGTTATTCCGGTTTTCCGTAATAAACTGGGCAATTCTATTTTACTTAATTAATAGACGAGGCAATCTTTGcttccgtttcaaaaaaaaagagTACATTTTTTCATGTAAAATGGAGCATACCTGTTAAGTCTAGCAACTTCAGTCATCAGCGCAGTATTTCGTTTATTTTGTACCAACGTAAACCCATAGGTACAAATCACCCGGAATCAAtctgtggttgagttggttaggtggacagtggtatccccaatccatcagggttcaaatcctggtgctcgcattattcctggatttatttcaggatgtCCGGCGAtacgctttcagtgggaggagacgttcccatcgacgacgaggcgcctacggtgacttcgtaaatctcaagatgatatgccggctcagtctctcgaaggtgctcataggggtagggtgtgtgtgtgtgcgttcatagggatgagtgtatgcgcgtgtgtatgagcgcttgtgtctgtactgatgctcaaaaaaaaacCAATCAAACAGGGCATGCGAATGACATGGATAACTTTGCGGAAAAAAAACATGTTCAAATTCTATTGTTTTTGACCACACTTGCCCCCGTTGAAGTAATCAAATGGTTTCACCATTTATTTACTCATTTTTTTATCTCTTAGCTACATTAAATTTTCCTCAGGAAACCTGAACGAAAAAACTTTGCAAATTCTATCATTAAATCTTCACCATTTATTTTTTGTGTGCACATAATTGAGTACACCTAAATCGCCGTACTTGGTATGATGGTAGGTCAAAAGTGAAACAACCTAAATCGCTAGCCTAAATTCAGAAGGAACTGCTGGCAGCCAACTTATACACTTTGAAATCATCATGCCACGTTGAAATTGCTAAGGTTTTTTCGAGGGAGGCATGCTTAAGGCAACCAAGCAAAAACGATCTGTTCGCATCCAATCAGCATAGCCCACTGTGCAAGGCAAATACATTGTCCGCAAGGCGTGGATAAGCATCACCAAAGTTTACTTGCCAGAGAGTACAATACGACACAAGTTTTGAGTACTAGATCCATGAACCTATCTAAACAAAACTCACAAGTCCAACAGAGAAATCAGTGTAGCTCGGATACTGAGTACAGGAAATAAGCGTATGCCAACTGAACGCAAGTCACATAAGCAATTGTGCACTGGGTTCATCAGAATGGGACAGAGGGACGCGCACGATTCGATCCTAGTAAACAAAATCCAGCAACCACATGGTACCACATTCATCGACATCGCCTGCGAGTAAGCAACCAGGAAATAATAGACTAGCCGAACTTTTGCTAGAAACTGAAACCTGTATAAATAATAAAAGATGCAAGTGATAAGCACATGTGACACCTTCTAAAGAAATGATACAAGGCTACACGAAGAAATGGGGAGATGCAATCACATAGAAGAGGGGAGCTGAAATGCACACAATATCATATACAAAATTCAGTTGGATGATTGGGCCCACATAAACATTGAGCTAGCTATGTGAATGCTAAACGAATGCGCTATTGGCTGACCACTGCCCTTGTACTCAGGGCACCTCCAAGCCAAAAAAACTGTTCCATTGTGAGGATATAATAGGTCCAAGCATTTAGTGCATAACTGATTGCTAGTTTTGCTAATCAAACATTATTTCTCACAACAACTTAGACATGCTACTAACTACTAAGACCAACAAGCACCTTTTGCAGCTCTAGTTGTTGCTGCCCAAGAGATGAGGTCATAAAGGTTGAGTATTCATGATAAGTATAGCACCAATGGTGCATTAAGCCCAAATGTCGCTCATGTTTAGCTTTAGATATTCACTCCAATATGTTATGTGGATGTTATGTAACAGTCCAATAGGAAAAAAAATCAATTCTAGCTTCACCAAATGATCGAATGACTACTTtttcaaaaaatttaaaaatgcaatttttaacATTTTCATTGTCAAAATTAAtcaaatactccctctgtaaataaatataagAGTGTCTTCCCCCCACAGGTAATCTAAAGGTACATATGCAGATTACAGAAACACTGTACTAGTGAAATATGTCAATAGTTACTTACGCCCAAGGTCATAACTGTAAACATTCTGTTCAATGCTAATGTGATCCGTGGGTACTCCATAGGTACTAAGAATCTTTACAATTTGGTGAATTATCCCGTCTTCTTTGCAGCATTTGATTTCAACTATCTTGAGATGCTCGATACCAAGAATTGTGTCCTTGGGTTATACTTCCTctatcccataatataagaacgtttttgacacacactagtgtcaaaaacgttttTATATTATGTGACGGAGGTAGTAGCATTTTTTTGTTTCAGTCACGTACTCTTCCgatagaaaacaaaaaaacatttTACTCAAATTAATCAGAAGCAAATGCTAATAACTTTAAAGACAAAATCTATGATATGTTCACAAGtttaaaaaaatattcatgatttcACAAAATTGAGAGTGATAGCGTATCTCGGTGGTGCAGCAAAATGTGATCCTTTTTCCTAGTGTATATGTATAGCGATTGTTGGATTTAAATTTTCAGTGATAGGTAAAATGCGTATTTTACACTCGCCTCCTTTTAATCCCGTGAGGCCGGGACCCCGCAAGCAAACCAAGCTAGCTTCTCCCTCGAAGGTCCTGCGAATCTTCCATGTCGCAAACGCATTTCTCCAACTCCTCAACCCGGATGGTCTCCATGGCGCTCGGTTGCTCGTATCAGTAGCGACCTTCGCGTCGTTGGTCGGCCTCTGTACGTTGAGCATCGCGTCGGTCGCTCGTATCAGTTGCCATTCTTCTCTTCCACCCTCGGCTCAGGCGGGAAAGCTGCcggcggcgaggtgcggcggcGACCCCGGCGCTTCCTGCATCTGTCTCCCCTCTTTGCCACCACGCCGGCATTCCGTGATCGTGTCTTGCACAGCTGTACGGTTGTGCCGCAGCTTCGGCGCCTGCCACCTGTTCGACGGAATGCCTCGGCCGCAAGAAGGCAACAAGAGGGCCGCTCTGGCCCGCGGCGAGGGCATCATCGGCGCCCTACCGGACGATCTCCTGCAGCACGTGCTCTCCTTCCTCCCGGCGCAGCAGGCCGTGCGGACCTGCGTGCTCGCCCGGCGCTGGCGCGGCCTCTGGAAATCCGCCACAAGCCTGCGCATCACCGGTGTCCATGAGTCGGAGGTGACGCCCGTCCAGGAGCTCCGCGAGTTTGTGAACCACCTTCTGCTCCTTCGCTGTCGAGCGCCGATCGACACGTGCGAGCTCAGGTTCGCCGTGGTCTCCGACGACGACGTGCCCCGTGTGAGCCTCTGGATCCGGCACATTATGCTCTGCCAAGTTCGGCTGCTCCGGCTCGATATCTCTCGGGACGGCTATGGTGTTTACTTTTACGTAGACAACCTGCCTCTTGCCTCTCAGCATCTGACGAGGCTAGAGCTCATTGACACAGGGTTAAACGACAGCTTCCTCGATTTTGCCGGCTGTCCGGTGCTGGAAGATCTAGTAATCATCAATGGCTGTTTCGTCCATGTCAGGAGGATCTCTTCAAAGTCTCTAAAACGCCTGGCCATTGCTGATAGCAGTTTCAATCAGCATGCCCGTACTCGTATTTACGCTCCAAGTCTCGTTTCTCTACGACTCGAGGACAACTGGGACAGGACTCCTGTGCTTGACAGCATGCCGTCGTTGAAGGCTGCATTCGTCAGATTTATCAAAGAATCTGTGGACAGGTGTTTTTATTCCGACTCTTGGGATTGCCACAACGAGGACTGTCAAGGTTGTTACGATCTACAGGCTGTTAACTCTCATGACTCGGTGCTTCTCAAAGGTTTATCAGAGGCTGAGAATTTGACATTGATAGATGAACATGACACGGTATGTATGTTTTAACCCCATTTACATTTGCGGTCCTATTATATATCTGTTGCAATATCTATGACCATCTAAATGATGCTTCTTAGAAAGTCATAAACAATGCAACCAGCTAGTAGAGCTTTTACATTATTCCCCAcgctcaaaacaatcatcatgtAATCTTGAGATAAAAAAAACAATCATCATGTTCGCAGTGACGATTAATTTGTTCTCTCTGGTTTGCAATTTCTGCAGTTTATTTTCAGAAGGGATTTGATATGGTGCCCTACATTTAGTAAGTTAAAGACCTTGTTACTCAATGAATACTGGTGCGTGCCTGACGACTTCCGCGCACTAGCTTTTATTCTTGAACACTCACCATTTCTGGAGATTCTCACTCTTCAGTTCTTTTCCAAGGTATATATACTTTGTCAAAATGGGAATTCTTTAACTTGCACTGTAAAGCTACACTATCTATTATCTGATCGGTTTTGATTCAATCTTTTTTGCCTGCAGGGACCTAATCATAAAGTGGAAATAAAAGGAGGTTACAATGCAGTGGAGACCTCAGCTGCAATATCAAAACATCTTAAGGCAGTCGAAGTCAAATGTAACTCGGTTGATGCGGAGGTTCTCAAAATTTTGAAGTTCCTTGGTACACTTAACATATGTAAGCTAACTATCAACAGCACCCCACGCTTTCTACATTTCTGCAGTTTGCCTTCATTTTGAAGTTCCTAGTTTAGTAGAAAGAGTGAATGTTATACCAGTAATGAGAAGCCTGCTCTGCATTTGGTGGGTGGAAAATAACTCAATGTGCTGTTTGGAAGTGTTAACTACAATGGTGTTTAGATTGAAATGCACTGCACAAATGGTAGCACGGCATGTTGATTTTGTTGAACAGTTCTGACATTTTGTGGCTCCTATTCCAGTTGCAATTCAGTTTGTTTACTTATTGGCTTACAATGTCAACATTATGGTCTATAATTATTTGCTAGGGCCATCTGATTCTTCATAATTAGACAGATTGTCTGAAAATCTTGACATGAGTATTTGTTATTAAACCACTGGATGCCATTGCTAGAAAGCTAATCCTAACAGTTAAATCAAGATCTCAACTCTAACCAGATGTTGAAACGTGCAAACTTTTGAGTAATTAGATTATTCTGCAGTTTGACAtgtgaaaatatgaaaaattatGGACTGAATCTTGTGGCCCATTGATTCCTTGTCAAGGAGCTGAAATTCCTTGTTTCCCAAGTGACACCCCCGCAAGCTTCTCATCCTTCCATACATGTACAGGTTTCTAGGGAGAGAAGACCTTGGCTGAAGACATATGGCCTATTTCATCTTAATTACTGTATTAAGGAACGAATGCAGTTTGCAGCAGTGACGAGGATGCGATCTTTTGTTGGACATTCATGTTGGTTCGACTCGGTGAAGCAGCTTAGAAAAAGTAGTGACATGTACTATTTTTTTAATCGCCCTCCCTTGACTGATTTATCTCGCTGAAGATGTATTTTGACTTCTGTTGTTGTATTAATGTGTCGGAACCTTGCGCCATATCTCATACTCGCTCCTTCCCGaataaggatggcaatgggtcgggtttggatcgggtaggacaatatcaaatccatatccatatccatgAAGACAGTCTTTGCCCGCTCATGAAAAAATCCATGGGTGAAAAATTGTATCCATGTCCAAATCTGATGGATATCCA encodes:
- the LOC125553629 gene encoding F-box protein At4g22280-like — translated: MPRPQEGNKRAALARGEGIIGALPDDLLQHVLSFLPAQQAVRTCVLARRWRGLWKSATSLRITGVHESEVTPVQELREFVNHLLLLRCRAPIDTCELRFAVVSDDDVPRVSLWIRHIMLCQVRLLRLDISRDGYGVYFYVDNLPLASQHLTRLELIDTGLNDSFLDFAGCPVLEDLVIINGCFVHVRRISSKSLKRLAIADSSFNQHARTRIYAPSLVSLRLEDNWDRTPVLDSMPSLKAAFVRFIKESVDRCFYSDSWDCHNEDCQGCYDLQAVNSHDSVLLKGLSEAENLTLIDEHDTFIFRRDLIWCPTFSKLKTLLLNEYWCVPDDFRALAFILEHSPFLEILTLQFFSKGPNHKVEIKGGYNAVETSAAISKHLKAVEVKCNSVDAEVLKILKFLGTLNICF
- the LOC125550880 gene encoding transcription termination factor MTERF9, chloroplastic-like, with translation MLQLQMHPLLLPCAGPHPTTATLSYSLHRRLALSASTTPFSTEEYLIVTCGLTRAQALKASKKLCHLKSASNPDAVLALLSGVGLSRPDIAAVVAADPLLLRSRVDNVAPRLSALRDRLGLSAPEIASFLLVGATALRSCDITPKLEFWIPFFGSFGKLLQTMKRNRSILTTDLEKVAKPNIALLEQCGLSVCDIVKLSTPCSRLLVFNPERVKAFVLRAEKLGVPRSSYIFKYAVGVACSITEDKVAARMEFLRSTLGCSMDKVRVAVRNKPHILGISEEKLRLKIEFMVNEVGLDPEYIVERPMLFTYSLEKRMKPRYYVAKILQAKGLMKKSVGFRRLVGYGEDNFIATYMDSHQDTVPGLADAYAAARAGEMLLMSSFESRH